The DNA segment TTCAGACGCAGCTTATTTGGTAGTGAAAGAACGACTTAGCACATTAGAACGGGAGCACCGTAGGTCTGAAGCTACTTTGTACaacaaatttgataaacCTAATAACAGGAACACATGGAAAAACTTGGAGACGAACGTGCTCTCTCACACAATAGCGCATTCCCCTACATCTTCAATTACGGATCAAAATGACAAGAGCGATGTGGAAGAAAGCACCACTCAAAAGTCACTTGACATAATGGCAGACAAAGGCAAGACACGAGAGACTATATACAGAGACGCTCAAGGTCACAAAATACAAGACAACTACAACGTAAACGACTTAAGATCTGGCCGATCTAAgactgaagatgatgaagccTTAGACAGGGAGCAATATTTAAGAGTTTTGAATATGGGAGACGTGCAAAAGTCGGGAATTAATGTAGACACACatgagaagaagaagaatcaaAATACCTCAAATTTAACAATAGAAGATCCTGCTATGAGGTTTACCTATGATGATAAAATAGGtatgaaaacatcattacTGGGTCGTAAACTTTATAGTAAATCAGCACCCGAGAACAGGTTTGGTATAACCCCTGGATCAAGGTGGGACGGTGTCCACAGATCGAAtggttttgaagaaaagtgGTTTGGCAAGCAAAACGAAATCAGTGAGAAGAAAGTACAAAGTTATACATTACAAGAAGACTACTGATATGAATCAAGGCAGAGATAAAAGGAGAGCACTGCATGAAATCGTGTTATATTAATTTTATTCAGTTTGCACAAACGTTGATTTAGACGAGATTAAATTGAATATAATACTTATCTTTTGAATCTTTACGTATATTACAAACATTAACGGCTAAATAAATCTCAAATATAGTTAAAGCTTTTGATCGCATCGCATATTTAAGCTTTTAatcagattttttttcacgttCAGCACCATTATTCCCTGGCTTTGGAGATTGGAACTCGGCAGCCATGGCGCTAGAAGTAGTTTTTGTCTCATTTTGCTCGCTAcgtttgaatattttgtcCGCATTTAAACCATTGATATCGTGTGCGCCAttaataattttcttcaaatcttgactttccttttcgttgACGACAATGCGACTTCCTTGATCTGGAAGATTAGCCATATGATGTGGGTgtgaaaaaggaattggCTGACCAAAGCCACGTGGTGGTGGGATAGGAACTCCATTCATATTGGGATAAGGCATCTGTTGAGAGGTCAGTGGGTGAGGACCATTGGGATGGGCAATAAAATTTGGAGGAATATTGTACGGCAAAGCAACACCCGGAGTATCATTCGCCCCTAAAAGAGGACCTCCTACCATAGCCATTGGATGAGGTGGAATTGGGATATTTGTATGATTGCCCATACCATCGGAATACTGATTTGCTACCGCGTTGAAAATGGAACCGGCGACAGTTGGATCATTAAGTGATGCTTTTTCAGAACTGATTACATCAACTTGCTTGATTTCACTGTTTGGACTGTTTTGCTGAGTAggtcttttcaataaagtcTTCTTAGCAGgtttgaaacttttctgagatgtcattttcttatccttttcactttcggcttccttttcattagTATCCTTTTTAATATAATTCAATAAGTCGTGTGCCCTCTCCTTTCTTAACTTTTCTTCAGATTGTGGCTTTGGCTGGGTCTTGTGAGCAGCTTTAGTATTATTGGTTTTATTATAAggttgttttttcttatctaAAACTTTCTTGGAAGCCTTCGAGTGGTAGATGAATTGCCTGTTAGTAATGTTCAGTAAGAAAGAAGCATCAAGACCTAATCCTCTGTTCGTGCGTAATCTACCTCCAAAGTCATTTCCGGCCACGATTTCATTATCAAACAAAACCTGAATGGACAAGGATGAACTGAGAGTGGTATAACCGACAACGGTAccttttgagaaaattggAACTTTACCGGAGTCTTGGATGTAGACAACACGGTCACCCAAATCAAACTTTTGACTACGTAAGAGTGCGAATGATGATCTTGGATTCAATACAGCTTTGCGAGGAACTTTTGCTAactgttttctttcatgtCCTCCAATGTTAGCGGCATATTTCATAATATGCTCTTCCACAGCAGCAATAGATGTTTTGGTTAAAGAATCAGACTCCAAGGACACGGCAATAAACTTTGAAGAGACATACTTTAGCCATTGCTTGACACCGTCTAGCGAATTCATAGCTTCTTTTGTGGAAATATTGGGGAAAAGGTCCTCCAAAACTGGGATATCATTACCTACCTTAGACAACCTGTAGAAAAATTCTGGGAAGGTTTGTCTGTACTCTTTCAAGACATTTATGGTTAAATTTGAGTATTCCCAACCTCttggatttcttcttgcgTAACCCAAAACCTTTTGATGTCTAGCCTCAAACTTAACAGGAATACCAACATTAATGTGTTTACCAGTAGCGTCAGTAATCATGAACTTGGATGTAATCTTGGACAAAAACAGTGGATGTAAGTGCATATTCTTGGAAACGATATAAGATGGGAAATACTGAACAGCTTGGTGGTCCATTTGTAACCTTTCCTTACCAATCGTGGGTTCACTATCAAGAAGCTTCTTTTCTACCGTAATCTTTAGCCTACGGTCGCTACTGTAACCATCAATGGTGGTTTCGCCACCATAGGCATAATcacccaaaaaaataactttCGAGTCCAATGGAAACTCCTCTTCAATTGGAATGGGTCCTCTTTCCTTATAtctttcatcttcgttGACCACAGATTCAACAACTAATTGCAAAGGATAGTAATCTGGAGTAGAACTAAAAGTCTTAACGTAACCACCTTCATGATCTCTCACTAAACCGGTCACAGGGAAAACAGTGGCAATGGCTTCCACTGGTCCCAATTTAACAGCTTTCTGTTTAGCGTACATCCTAAGCATTGAATTTCTCAAACTGTTGAAAAGTTTCTTATCCTGAGTATCAGTAGGTTTAGATACAAATctggtttttttcttgtcatTTGACTCTTGATATTCATAGATAGTTTTACCATCTGTCAATGAAACTAACTTAGACTCTCTCAAACATGGCCATCTTGTATAGATTACTTTATTCAAATGCCTTTTGGAAAAGTCTTCGAGAGTAACGTTATTCATTTGATATATATCTGTTATTTGCAAAACCATCGATTGTTGTCTGGAAGGCTGTTGAAATACCATGGTTTCATTATACTCCAATGAATTAGTAAAAGGTAATGACAGTAACGTTGGAAAACCAGCCAGCATTTCAGCACCGAGTTTAGCATTAGGCAATAAACCATAACGAATATCAGAACTATCCAATGGGACAGTTACGTACTCTTTCTCCACACAATGGTTGTGTTCTATATCAGAGAAAATGCCACCCAGTGGACTCTTGTAAATGACATCAACTTGCGGATTGAACGAGTATATCAAGTCTTTACCAAATTGATTCctagttttttcttcaggcGACAGTTTGGACAAGTAAGGTTGCATTGCCTCAATCAATCTTTTTTCGTCCACAAATGATATCAAGACAACGGCTTCCCAATCAGCCGTTTTACCATTCTTATCTAGTTGGACTTCAGCAGGATAAAAATCGTGAATTGGCGATTGTTCATCGTACATTAATGGCCTGAAGGCTGGAGGTATAAGATTTTTAGATCTTTCTGGTAGGACAGCCATTAGTTGCTGGAATGGCGTAAAGGGCTTGCTCAAGTCAAATTCAATGTCTTGATCCAAACCTTTTACTAAATCGGAGATTCTTGGTGCATAATGGTGTGGGTAATACCAAGACCAAGATGGACAACCTCTATAATAGTAATACAAGACCCATTGCAAACCTTCAACGTAGTCCTTAGAAAGATCTGTAACTCTTTCCTCACAGTCTGACGCATATTTTAATTTGTCCCGATAATATTCATGTTTCCAATGTTCGAATCTTTCATTGTAGATggttttttcagtttccaATTCCTCTTTATCTTCCAC comes from the Saccharomyces kudriavzevii IFO 1802 strain IFO1802 genome assembly, chromosome: 7 genome and includes:
- the XRN1 gene encoding chromatin-binding exonuclease XRN1 (similar to Saccharomyces cerevisiae XRN1 (YGL173C); ancestral locus Anc_8.126) → MGIPKFFRYISERWPMILQLIEGTQIPEFDNLYLDMNSILHNCTHGNDDDVTKRLTEEEVFAKICTYIDHLFQTIKPNKIFYMAIDGVAPRAKMNQQRARRFRTAMDAEKAMKKAIENGDEIPKGEPFDSNSITPGTEFMAKLTKNLQYFIHDKISNDSKWREVQIIFSGHEVPGEGEHKIMNFIRHLKSQKDFNQNTRHCIYGLDADLIMLGLSTHGPHFALLREEVTFGRRNSEKKSLEHQNFYLLHLSLLREYMELEFKEIADEMRFEYDFERILDDFILVMFVIGNDFLPNLPDLHLNKGAFPVLLQTFKEALLHTDGYINEHGKINLKRLGVWLDYLSQFELLNFEKEDIDVEWFNKQLENISLDGERKRQRVGKKLLVKQQKKLIGSIKPWLMEQLQGKISPDLPDEKIPTLELPRDLDIKDHLEFLKEFAFDLGLFITHSKSKNTYSLKLDLDSINPDETDEEFQNRVNSTRKTIKKYQNAIIVEDKEELETEKTIYNERFEHWKHEYYRDKLKYASDCEERVTDLSKDYVEGLQWVLYYYYRGCPSWSWYYPHHYAPRISDLVKGLDQDIEFDLSKPFTPFQQLMAVLPERSKNLIPPAFRPLMYDEQSPIHDFYPAEVQLDKNGKTADWEAVVLISFVDEKRLIEAMQPYLSKLSPEEKTRNQFGKDLIYSFNPQVDVIYKSPLGGIFSDIEHNHCVEKEYVTVPLDSSDIRYGLLPNAKLGAEMLAGFPTLLSLPFTNSLEYNETMVFQQPSRQQSMVLQITDIYQMNNVTLEDFSKRHLNKVIYTRWPCLRESKLVSLTDGKTIYEYQESNDKKKTRFVSKPTDTQDKKLFNSLRNSMLRMYAKQKAVKLGPVEAIATVFPVTGLVRDHEGGYVKTFSSTPDYYPLQLVVESVVNEDERYKERGPIPIEEEFPLDSKVIFLGDYAYGGETTIDGYSSDRRLKITVEKKLLDSEPTIGKERLQMDHQAVQYFPSYIVSKNMHLHPLFLSKITSKFMITDATGKHINVGIPVKFEARHQKVLGYARRNPRGWEYSNLTINVLKEYRQTFPEFFYRLSKVGNDIPVLEDLFPNISTKEAMNSLDGVKQWLKYVSSKFIAVSLESDSLTKTSIAAVEEHIMKYAANIGGHERKQLAKVPRKAVLNPRSSFALLRSQKFDLGDRVVYIQDSGKVPIFSKGTVVGYTTLSSSLSIQVLFDNEIVAGNDFGGRLRTNRGLGLDASFLLNITNRQFIYHSKASKKVLDKKKQPYNKTNNTKAAHKTQPKPQSEEKLRKERAHDLLNYIKKDTNEKEAESEKDKKMTSQKSFKPAKKTLLKRPTQQNSPNSEIKQVDVISSEKASLNDPTVAGSIFNAVANQYSDGMGNHTNIPIPPHPMAMVGGPLLGANDTPGVALPYNIPPNFIAHPNGPHPLTSQQMPYPNMNGVPIPPPRGFGQPIPFSHPHHMANLPDQGSRIVVNEKESQDLKKIINGAHDINGLNADKIFKRSEQNETKTTSSAMAAEFQSPKPGNNGAEREKKSD
- the BUD13 gene encoding Bud13p (similar to Saccharomyces cerevisiae BUD13 (YGL174W); ancestral locus Anc_8.127), with the translated sequence MALHQYLSEAYGPTKTKNKTKKKKKETKSDADSDAAYLVVKERLSTLEREHRRSEATLYNKFDKPNNRNTWKNLETNVLSHTIAHSPTSSITDQNDKSDVEESTTQKSLDIMADKGKTRETIYRDAQGHKIQDNYNVNDLRSGRSKTEDDEALDREQYLRVLNMGDVQKSGINVDTHEKKKNQNTSNLTIEDPAMRFTYDDKIGMKTSLLGRKLYSKSAPENRFGITPGSRWDGVHRSNGFEEKWFGKQNEISEKKVQSYTLQEDY